A genomic window from Octopus sinensis unplaced genomic scaffold, ASM634580v1 Contig13674, whole genome shotgun sequence includes:
- the LOC118761448 gene encoding LOW QUALITY PROTEIN: DNA replication licensing factor mcm5-A-like (The sequence of the model RefSeq protein was modified relative to this genomic sequence to represent the inferred CDS: substituted 2 bases at 2 genomic stop codons) produces the protein MSGFDVGEVYFSDGLGLLTNLENTENLNTELINKFTNFILNFHGQEFDYIYRFIYHKKSSDVSRLIKVQGIVISASSLKAKARAITIQCRGCSTTINNIPIDIGLDGYNLPRKWXCIDXLASQQSPQCPLDPYFIVPEKCTCVDYQVLKLQETPDAVPTGEVPRHLLLFCDRHLCERAVPGNWISVVGIYSVRKTGKDRAVGTRRPYLRVLGIDGTISTAIKYSDVEEGQFRALASQKNVHDVIADSIAPSIFGSRDVKKALACLVFGGSRKMSILIV, from the exons ATGTCAGGCTTCGATGTGGGTGAAGTTTACTTTAGCGATGGACTCGGATTACTTACAAACTTAGAAAATACTGAAAATTTAAACACAGAATTAATAAACAAATTCACGAACTTTATCCTCAATTTCCATGGCCAAGAATTTGATTATATCTACCGGTTTATTTAC CACAAAAAGTCTTCTGACGTCTCCCGCCTCATAAAAGTCCAAGGAATCGTCATCTCGGCGTCTTCTCTCAAGGCAAAAGCCCGCGCAATTACAATCCAATGCCGAGGATGTTCCACAACCATCAATAACATTCCAATTGATATTGGTTTAGATGGTTATAATCTTCCCCGAAAATGGTGATGTATTGACTGATTGGCTAGTCAGCAGTCACCGCAGTGTCCGTTGGATCCGTATTTTATAGTCCCTGAAAAGTGCACGTGTGTGGACTATCAAGTATTGAAACTACAGGAGACCCCCGACGCTGTTCCTACGGGAGAAGTGCCCCGACATTTGCTGTTGTTCTGCGACCGACatttatgtgagagagcagttccTGGGAATTGGATTTCGGTGGTTGGGATCTATTCCGTGAGAAAAACCGGGAAGGATCGAGCTGTGGGAACACGGAGACCGTATTTGAGAGTGTTGGGAATAGACGGGACTATCTCCACTGCCATCAAGTATTCCGACGTGGAGGAAGGTCAGTTTCGAGCTCTGGCCAGTCAAAAGAATGTTCATGACGTTATAGCCGATTCGATCGCGCCTTCGATCTTTGGGTCGAGGGACGTAAAAAAGGCTTTGGCTTGTCTCGTCTTTGGTGGAAGTAGAAAAATGTCTATTTTAATTGTTTGA
- the LOC115229770 gene encoding uncharacterized protein LOC115229770 yields MSRAFDLINRHKLVEFLAGFLDESSIRMIRALLSETYLSVRVRYKCSKPFESTSGTPQGDLLSPILFVIYLEAALRELKPYYKGNINVVAYADDVDFISSDRDALESLLEVMPNRLAEWFLNVNVEKTEFTELPKQKFKLDEHWRKVKKLRSLLGDEQDVTMRKTHANSALRSLKENWLKRKGLSTKTRIRLHNSLVKPILLYNAGTWGLSATDNDNLDFFHRDHLRRTLASKWIQG; encoded by the coding sequence ATGTCAAGAGCTTTTGATTTGATTAATCGTCATAAATTAGTGGAATTCCTTGCAGGATTCCTTGATGAATCTTCTATCCGGATGATCAGGGCACTATTATCAGAAACCTATCTATCGGTCAGAGTACGATATAAGTGTTCTAAACCATTTGAATCAACATCTGGAACACCTCAAGGGGATCTACTATCTCCGATACTGTTTGTCATATATCTGGAAGCTGCATTGAGAGAACTAAAACCATACTATAAAGGAAATATCAATGTGGtggcatacgcggatgacgtggATTTTATTTCTTCCGACAGGGACGCTCTGGAAAGCCTACTGGAGGTGATGCCAAATAGACTTGCTGAGTGGTTCCTCAATGTAAATGTTGAGAAAACAGAATTTACTGAACTACCAAAACAGAAGTTTAAGCTGGACGAACATTggagaaaagtaaagaaactcAGATCTCTATTGGGAGACGAACAAGACGTGACTATGCGAAAAACACATGCAAACAGTGCACTACGCAGCTTAAAGGAAAATTGGCTAAAACGCAAAGGACTCAGCACAAAAACACGGATACGACTACACAATTCACTAGTGAAGCCAATACTCTTATATAACGCCGGAACTTGGGGACTTTCCGCTACAGACAATGACAATTTAGACTTTTTTCACAGAGATCACCTCCGACGTACTCTAGCCTCCAAGTGGATTCAAGGCTGA